The nucleotide sequence TCAAAGCTATAAAGGGCCATCGGGATTGACCAATAATGTTATAATATATCAATTTTATATTGATGTAATATATTCATCCAATTTAAATGAAATCTTCAACAAAGTGGAAAATATTGAATCACAGTATAACGTATAAAAAAacatacaaaaaaatttgattaGAATTAGAATAAGATATTTGgttgaaatttatataataataataaatagaaTATTCTGCAAAACATGAATTTTACTATAAGGACTTGGTGTATTTTGGTTTATTTCCCTATAAGACAGACAGATCATTAAATCGAGCTTTTTAAGACAGTagcttaatttattttatttctcttcggagtttatattttttgtaattgttATCATAAATGTTAAATGGCTGCTATCCCGATTTCGAAACACAGTATTCATCATAGTGAAAGAACTTATTGCTGATTATTGGGATTCATTTGTCCATTGACGATAGGTAAAAAATACGGATGAGCCATAGCTTCGCGAGCTGTGAGTCGATCCACGTGATCATAGCGCAATAGTTTATCTAGAAAATCTAGTGCTTCTGGAGAAACGAGGTGTTGGTTGTCAGAATGAACAAACCTTTCCCATCGTTTTCGTGAGTGACGTTGTAGAATGTCGTGAAATCTTGGATCTAAGTCAATATTGTATTTATCTAAATATGCATAGAGCTCTTCGGTGCCCAGCACCTTAGCAATGCGTACCAATTGATCATAGTTATCATGACCGTGAAAGAACGGCTCTTTTCGAAATATCATCGATGCCAACATGCAACCCAGTGACCACATATCAAGTGAATAATCATACATCTGGTAATCTACCAGTAATTCGGGTCCTTTAAAGTATCTTGACGCCACCCGCACATTATACTCTTGGCCGGGATGATAAAATTCAGCAAGTCCCCAATCAATAAGGCGCAGTTTCCGGTTTTCGTGATCGATCATAACATTATGAGGCTTCACATCGCGATGCATTATTCCCATGCTGTGGCAGTAGTCAAGTGCCTTAAGAAGCTCAAACAAATAGTAGCGAATCTCATAATCAGTTAATGTTTGATAAAGTTGCTTGAAATCGGTGTTATTGACGTGTTCAAAAATTAACGCCGGAGTCCTGGATACTGGATCCTTTACAACGGCCAACAGTGTAATAATATTAGTTCCTCCACGTAAGTTctccaaaatttttatttcacgcttaatcttcttctttttcacGGGTTTCAGAATTTTGACAACGCACTTTTCTGTGGTCGTTATATTAATAGCCTCAAAAACCTCAGAATACTTTCCACGTCCTAATTTACGGACCAGTTGATAATCATCTTGATTGCCCCAATCAACGACATAGTTTTCATAGTCCCAATATTCATCTGGTTTGTGCGCATTCACATCTGTATACACACGAGCCGCACTGGGAAgcgtcattttttttaaattgtccctttttttttcttgagcTTCAAAAATTAGTTTGGGATATATAAGTAAGTTCTTGTGAGTTGATTCTGTTTTTAGTCTACTGGTACTGGTCCTAACAGCAATATTAATATTGTACAACAGTctgaaaaaaagaaagacAACCTTAATCAATTAATTGTATTGTAATcggaataaataaatgtatggTTGGTGTACACAAAAGATTCGCTggacacaaatgaaattcCAACATATCACTGTATTTATGGTAGCCACTGACATCATAAGAAAAATAATGTAGACAAATCGAAATTTTCgtaatataaatgaaatggCCGTGTTCTACAAATAATTTTGGGGCTATTCAATAATAGAATATGTGAAAAATGTTACCATTCGTTTATTATATCCGcaactcgtagagtaaaaggctatactagattcgtcgaaaaagTATTCAacgtagaaggaagcgtttccgaccttgtaaagtatatattttcttgatcaggataactAGTCGATTCGATCTTGCCATATCCGGTTTTCCGTGGGAaagctgagatctcggaaactatattATTTAGAATGTTGGGATTAAGCAGCAGGGTGTcacacccactctaaagccAATAACGCTAGGACCCgtctagcgcccacattttctaatattttgtAATGAACAGTCGGGATTGAACAAAACATAACAGTCTAGAAAAGGAACTTGTACTCCAAAATCGGCGAACAAAAGTAAacagaaaacaaggaagaacgctataatcgagtaccttgactatcaggTACCCGAGaccaaatggaaatggagatatgcaagcagcagagcgatattgaaatgcgccaccatttaagcgttatgggcggtagagtgggcgtggcaaactttttttgggtcaatccatagttattgacgagactaatacatttcagttaaaattttgtatctagcgtAAAAATTGTGTGCGCCACagagtggtcgtggcatattcgcgtaacaaacttgcgctgcgtccGTGGCTataaaatcccaattctctatctttgatagttttcgaaATATCCGCGTCCATACTTACGATTTgttgaagtttgtgggtggtttgtgggcgttgaagtggtcgtggcaaatttttttttgggtcactcgataggtattgatgagaacaatgcacttctgttaaaatttttattctattgggtgggcaagaaagtcatgtcgttttttttagtaatcgtttttaatctaatttatttacgactaatcgagcaccagggtcacacttttaagtatcgttttaaagcttattgtcttaggtactatcgacgaaaatttggtaattattcgataacatttgtggaagctatagcaaattaaacatggaggaccaaagtgagcattttcggcatattttgcttttttacttccgaagaggaaaaaaagcggtcgaagctcgcgaaaaattgtgcgaagtgtatggtaaagatgccatgagtgatcgccaatgtcagcgctggtttgccaaattcaggcttggagattttggagttaaagacgccccacgttctggtcgaccatcggccgtttttgacgaacaaattcaggctttgctggatgaaaaccggcgctattcaacgcgggagatgtcagagaagctcagtgtgtcgcatacaacggttgaaaaccatttgaagaaacttggc is from Drosophila suzukii chromosome 3, CBGP_Dsuzu_IsoJpt1.0, whole genome shotgun sequence and encodes:
- the CkIIalpha gene encoding casein kinase II subunit alpha: MTLPSAARVYTDVNAHKPDEYWDYENYVVDWGNQDDYQLVRKLGRGKYSEVFEAINITTTEKCVVKILKPVKKKKIKREIKILENLRGGTNIITLLAVVKDPVSRTPALIFEHVNNTDFKQLYQTLTDYEIRYYLFELLKALDYCHSMGIMHRDVKPHNVMIDHENRKLRLIDWGLAEFYHPGQEYNVRVASRYFKGPELLVDYQMYDYSLDMWSLGCMLASMIFRKEPFFHGHDNYDQLVRIAKVLGTEELYAYLDKYNIDLDPRFHDILQRHSRKRWERFVHSDNQHLVSPEALDFLDKLLRYDHVDRLTAREAMAHPYFLPIVNGQMNPNNQQ